Proteins encoded within one genomic window of Aquarana catesbeiana isolate 2022-GZ linkage group LG03, ASM4218655v1, whole genome shotgun sequence:
- the LOC141134788 gene encoding olfactory receptor 11L1-like, whose product MVEKNVSRITMIHLLGLQTPHIITFLIFFLFLLIYCVTICGNLLIILLVSYSKSLHSPMYFFLTQLSVSDILLVTDILPNTLHAVLMKGIIISFSNCISQFYFFSVSEGLECFLLTVMCYDRYVAICKPLHYTLLMNFQLCWMMIITCWVLSLLEGLILTLTVSQLDFCGPNIVNHFFCDLDPILQLSCSDTANILLEMTLMTIINVLIPFFTIIISYVYIIITIFKIPSITGRQKVFSTCSSHLTVVCIYYGSMVCVYLVPHRGESWGITKFLSLMYTVVTPLMNPIIYSLRNKDLKEAVAKIINHCLHSHFSK is encoded by the coding sequence ATGGTGGAGAAAAATGTGTCCCGTATTACCATGATCCACCTGTTAGGACTTCAGACTCCACACATTATAACATTTCtgatcttttttcttttccttttgatttattgtgtgacaatatgtggaaacctcCTGATCATCTTACTGGTGTCCTATAGCAAATCACTCCATtctcccatgtacttcttcctCACCCAACTGTCTGTATCAGATATCTTACTGGTAACTGACATTCTTCCTAACACACTCCATGCTGTTTTGATGAAAGGAATCATAATATCTTTTTCTAATTGCATCtcccagttttattttttttctgtttctgaagGTCTTGAGTGTTTTCTTCTGACAGTGATGTGTTATGACAGATATGTGGCCATCTGTAAACCATtacattatactttattaatgaacTTCCAGCTCTGCTGGATGATGATTATCACATGTTGGGTGTTAAGTCTTTTAGAAGGATTGATTCTCACTTTAACAGTATCACAATTGGATTTTTGTGGTCCCAATATTGTCAATCACTTTTTCTGTGATCTTGATCCAATCCTACAACTCTCCTGCTCTGATACTGCTAATATTCTACTTGAAATGACATTAATGACTATTATTAATGTTCTCATCCCATTCTTTACAATTATTATATCATATGTTTATATTATCATTACCATTTTTAAAATCCCATCTATTACTGGCAGACAAAAAGTTTTCTCAACATGCAGCTCCCATCTGACTGTTGTTTGCATTTATTATGGTTCCATGGTTTGTGTTTATTTGGTACCCCATAGAGGAGAGTCATGGGGTATTACTAAATTCTTGTCATTAATGTACACTGTGGTCACCCCACTGATGAATCCAATTATATACAGCCTGAGGAATAAAGACTTAAAAGAAGCTGTAGCTAAAATCATCAACCACTGTCTGCACTCGCATTTcagtaaatag